The window TGATTGCAGTCTTACAAAGAGTATCGGAAGCTTCTGTAAAAATTGAAAATGAAATCAAGGGAAATATTAACTATGGCCTAATGATTTTATTAGGAATTGAAGAAGCCGATAATCAAGAAGATATAGAGTGGCTTACTCGAAAAATTATTAATATGAGGATATTTAATGATGATAATGGGGTCATGAATAAAAGTTTATTAGATGTAAATGGTGAGATTTTATTAATTAGTCAATTCACCTTGCATGCTAGTACAAAAAAAGGAAATCGCCCTTCTTACATCAAAGCCGCAAAGCCTGATATTGCTATTCCCTTGTATGAAAAAATGCTGAATGAATTAGACCAACAAATTACTACTGAAATTCAAAGTGGTGAATTTGGAGCAGATATGAAGGTGAGCTTAGTTAATGATGGACCAGTAACAATTATTTTGGATAGTAAAAACAAACTTTAGTCCTCATTCAGTATAAAATTTTGGTGGTACTGGCTTATTTCTCCATCTCGACTAACCATATCAACTATAATTTCATATCTACCAGCATTATTAGGTGCTTTATAATGAATAACTTCATTCAATAAATCAATTTTTGAATCCCAGAATAGTTGATTTCTAAAATCAGGAAAATTTTTATTTGAAAGTTGCTTCTCTCCACAATTTGTAAAATTGGATTTAGAAATACTAGGAGAAAATCCAGTATAATCCATTTTATACTGGCCTGCTAAATCCCTATTTAAAATAAGCTTCTTCTTTGTATTAATTTCAAGCAATCCTGAGAATGATATGTCATTTAATAATACCTCCGTATTAATTGTTCTAATGAATTCTATGTCTCTAGGATCCAAATCAATAATAATATCATGATCGTCAATTGGAATTCCATCCAATAAAATCAGAGGAGATTCATCAAACATTTTATCTAAATACTCTCCTCCCGGCTCAGAATATGTCATTAGTCTTATTTCATTTTCTCTGCGTTTTCCTTTTATTATCTTTATCGAAAAAAATAACTCTTTAATTATCTCTCGAAAATCGTTCAAAAGAATATAATTCTTATAATTTAATTCATTTGTATAGTCGGAGAAAAAGCTTTCATTAAAAACAGTACTAGAATTAGTTTTTCTAACACTTTTTACGCCACAATAAATACTCTCTATTGTTTTTCTTTTTACTGCAATTTTAGAATAATTATCATATTTCTCATCTCGCCTAATATTTAATAAGTCATTTTCTACAAATCGATCCAACTTAGGCTCATTCAACGACACTTTAAACTTATCTATTCTATCATA is drawn from Marivirga arenosa and contains these coding sequences:
- the dtd gene encoding D-aminoacyl-tRNA deacylase → MIAVLQRVSEASVKIENEIKGNINYGLMILLGIEEADNQEDIEWLTRKIINMRIFNDDNGVMNKSLLDVNGEILLISQFTLHASTKKGNRPSYIKAAKPDIAIPLYEKMLNELDQQITTEIQSGEFGADMKVSLVNDGPVTIILDSKNKL